A genomic window from Neorickettsia sennetsu str. Miyayama includes:
- a CDS encoding helix-turn-helix domain-containing protein, with protein MTKIADQMTNVMAYKIRKRMEEIGINARELAERAGVGKSFVYDILNGKSKNPTSKKLNSISRELGISISYLINVSPDSIDYENYLPVHSLDNQLGVSFLFNRTFCEEHISETSKLYSCTMYDDSMLPSIMPNEILIIKKFIQGDRMKSGVFLIRDKFNSIVRSVEHIFGSQDVKITPDNEKYSTYIKHFDEIDIIGKVIFTLRRL; from the coding sequence ATGACAAAAATCGCTGACCAGATGACAAATGTAATGGCATACAAAATAAGGAAGCGGATGGAAGAAATCGGCATCAATGCAAGAGAACTCGCTGAGAGAGCAGGGGTCGGAAAGTCATTCGTATACGACATATTGAATGGTAAGTCAAAAAATCCTACTTCAAAAAAGCTTAATTCCATTTCAAGGGAATTAGGTATTTCGATTTCCTATCTCATAAATGTATCCCCAGACTCAATAGATTACGAGAATTATCTACCCGTGCATAGCCTAGACAATCAGCTTGGTGTTAGTTTTCTCTTTAACAGGACCTTTTGCGAGGAACATATAAGCGAAACAAGTAAACTATACTCCTGCACTATGTATGACGATAGTATGTTGCCAAGCATAATGCCGAATGAGATCCTGATAATAAAAAAATTTATTCAGGGCGATAGAATGAAGTCCGGGGTCTTTCTTATACGCGATAAGTTCAACAGTATAGTACGAAGCGTTGAACATATTTTTGGAAGCCAAGACGTTAAGATAACCCCGGATAATGAGAAATACTCAACCTATATCAAACACTTTGATGAAATTGACATAATAGGCAAAGTAATCTTTACACTCAGGAGATTGTAA
- the ccmC gene encoding heme ABC transporter permease CcmC: protein MKKNFLDTSISKKCIFSLMFALCVLYSFAFYFVFSSPIDQLHGNLVRIMYIHVPAAWLGVGLYCVIGLLNLLYLSFSLPRLGVIAYALAPIGMVFSLICLITGGLWGKPIWGAFWVWDARLTSMLVLFFLYLGYYILWDYKEFNIKLAAILNLVGLANIPIIKLSVYFWATLHQKSSFIRSGGISIHPSMLTPLLLMFLASFVLTLLLWYFNARATLNLKKIEKLLLYEKSTE, encoded by the coding sequence ATGAAAAAAAACTTCCTCGACACCAGTATATCAAAAAAGTGTATTTTTAGCTTGATGTTCGCTTTATGCGTTTTATATTCATTCGCTTTTTATTTTGTATTTTCGTCTCCTATTGACCAATTACACGGTAACTTGGTACGAATCATGTACATTCACGTTCCCGCTGCTTGGCTCGGTGTAGGCCTGTACTGCGTCATTGGGCTACTGAATTTACTCTATTTATCCTTTTCTCTACCAAGGCTTGGTGTAATTGCATATGCATTGGCACCAATCGGCATGGTTTTTTCCTTAATCTGTCTGATTACAGGAGGTCTCTGGGGAAAACCAATATGGGGAGCATTTTGGGTATGGGATGCTAGATTAACATCAATGTTAGTTCTCTTCTTTTTATATTTGGGTTACTACATACTCTGGGACTACAAGGAATTTAACATCAAATTGGCCGCTATACTTAACTTAGTTGGTTTGGCAAATATCCCGATCATCAAACTCTCAGTGTATTTTTGGGCAACATTACATCAGAAATCCAGTTTTATAAGAAGTGGTGGTATATCAATCCATCCATCCATGCTTACGCCTTTGTTGTTGATGTTTCTAGCATCCTTTGTGTTGACACTGCTATTATGGTATTTTAACGCTCGTGCAACTTTGAACTTAAAGAAAATAGAGAAGCTGCTTTTGTATGAGAAGTCTACTGAGTAA
- a CDS encoding aspartate carbamoyltransferase catalytic subunit: MRSLLSNKDITVDEIYEIFDLAAFYLKNGIKNDLLGKVVFSVFFESSTRTETSFSLAASKLGCLVEKVNVSTVALKKGEHLVDFFTSLNALSPDAFIIRYSQSGVLHILEKYIDCCIINAGDGTNEHPTQGLIDAFTILLLKEKIEGLNILVCGDIIRSRVAHSTIPILQRLGATVAISGPLSFMPTIQVEEIVYYDNFPAAAKSADVIIMLRTQTERMGQKVLAGATANFHLDENILKDLGTDVLIMHPGPIHRNCEISNAVLDDSRSTVLTQVRNSQYVRAAVLNFLMKS, encoded by the coding sequence ATGAGAAGTCTACTGAGTAATAAGGATATTACGGTTGATGAAATTTATGAGATCTTCGATCTGGCTGCTTTCTATCTAAAGAATGGAATTAAGAATGACCTGCTTGGAAAAGTGGTTTTCTCGGTTTTTTTTGAGAGCTCGACGCGCACCGAAACTTCTTTTTCGCTTGCTGCTAGCAAGCTCGGTTGCCTAGTTGAAAAAGTGAATGTGTCAACTGTCGCACTAAAAAAGGGTGAGCACTTGGTGGATTTTTTTACTTCCTTAAATGCTCTTTCACCGGATGCATTCATCATACGATACAGCCAAAGTGGTGTTCTTCACATTTTAGAAAAATATATTGATTGTTGCATTATTAATGCAGGTGATGGGACAAACGAACATCCAACACAGGGATTGATAGATGCATTTACCATACTCCTACTCAAGGAAAAGATAGAGGGTTTAAATATACTTGTCTGCGGAGATATCATAAGGAGTAGGGTTGCTCACTCTACCATACCTATACTTCAAAGACTTGGAGCAACTGTTGCAATTTCTGGGCCGTTAAGTTTTATGCCCACAATCCAAGTAGAAGAGATTGTTTACTATGATAACTTTCCTGCAGCGGCTAAATCTGCTGATGTGATAATAATGCTGCGTACCCAGACCGAACGTATGGGACAAAAAGTTTTAGCTGGTGCTACGGCTAATTTTCATCTTGATGAAAATATTCTGAAAGACTTAGGTACCGACGTGCTCATAATGCATCCAGGACCCATTCATAGAAATTGTGAGATTTCCAATGCTGTCCTTGATGACTCCAGGAGTACAGTACTTACACAAGTAAGGAATTCCCAATATGTGAGGGCAGCTGTATTGAACTTTCTCATGAAAAGTTAG
- a CDS encoding PleD family two-component system response regulator: protein MTALILVVDDIPSNIKILEIKLTAKYYQVITASSGIAAIELAKQHQPDVILLDVMMPEMDGFETCRRLKSDYATMHIPVIIVTALNDIENKVEGLNSGADDFLVKPAKDFTLFIRIKSLLRFKTVLDEVRLRISTKSQITSGTESKIINYVEDISSGVIAIVNQQYSESKELEEILKSTFPHVLYLTEKEAEYASFDVLIVNISLSKDLLRLCSAIKSHLKTRSIPIMAIVDDEDDESLITEITELGINDYICVPINKSEFIARVTTQVKRKKYQDIIEKNVEDSLKMAVIDPLTSLYNRYYFEKYMDELLATLTKSQNKTFSLMMIDIDYFKKINDVCGHLSGDLVLKQLAACLKGCLRLNDLVAKFGGEEIVVVLVDVGLEDAFDTAERIRKTVEKTEFSTINDEVKVPLTVSIGVSEYQPQDTTKTLIGRADANLYIAKEKGRNRVVMSDHCH from the coding sequence ATGACAGCATTAATTCTAGTTGTGGATGATATTCCGAGCAATATTAAGATATTAGAGATTAAGTTGACAGCAAAGTACTATCAAGTGATTACTGCTTCTTCGGGGATTGCTGCGATAGAGCTTGCTAAGCAGCACCAGCCAGATGTAATCTTGCTGGATGTAATGATGCCGGAAATGGATGGATTTGAAACGTGTAGACGCTTGAAAAGTGACTATGCCACTATGCATATTCCAGTGATTATTGTTACCGCGCTCAATGATATTGAAAACAAAGTGGAAGGTCTAAATAGTGGAGCTGATGATTTTCTTGTTAAACCAGCAAAAGACTTTACTCTCTTCATAAGAATAAAGTCTCTATTACGGTTCAAAACTGTTCTGGATGAGGTACGTCTCAGAATAAGCACTAAGTCTCAAATTACCAGCGGTACGGAAAGTAAAATTATAAATTATGTGGAAGATATCTCATCTGGAGTGATTGCAATAGTTAATCAACAGTATTCTGAATCCAAAGAGCTAGAGGAAATACTTAAGTCAACATTTCCGCACGTACTTTATCTTACTGAAAAAGAAGCAGAATATGCGTCTTTTGACGTCCTGATAGTAAATATCAGTCTCTCTAAGGATCTGCTTAGACTTTGTTCTGCGATCAAAAGCCACCTCAAGACAAGGTCCATACCGATTATGGCTATAGTTGATGATGAAGACGATGAAAGTTTAATCACTGAGATAACGGAACTTGGAATAAATGATTATATATGCGTTCCGATTAATAAAAGCGAGTTCATTGCTAGAGTAACTACGCAGGTCAAGCGGAAAAAATACCAAGATATAATCGAAAAAAATGTGGAAGACAGTCTTAAGATGGCCGTCATAGACCCGCTCACATCGTTGTACAACAGATACTATTTTGAAAAGTACATGGATGAGCTTTTAGCGACCTTAACGAAGTCACAAAATAAGACCTTTTCCCTAATGATGATAGATATTGATTACTTTAAAAAAATCAATGATGTTTGTGGACATCTTTCTGGTGACCTTGTTTTAAAACAACTTGCTGCATGTTTGAAAGGTTGTCTCAGGCTTAATGACTTGGTGGCTAAATTTGGAGGAGAGGAAATAGTTGTTGTTCTTGTCGATGTCGGGCTTGAGGATGCTTTTGATACCGCTGAACGAATTAGAAAAACTGTTGAGAAAACAGAATTCAGCACTATCAATGATGAAGTGAAAGTTCCGTTGACTGTTAGTATAGGAGTGTCCGAATATCAACCTCAGGATACTACGAAAACCTTAATAGGTAGAGCTGATGCAAACCTCTACATCGCAAAGGAGAAGGGTAGAAATCGGGTGGTAATGTCTGATCATTGTCACTAG
- a CDS encoding NAD-glutamate dehydrogenase — MQKNTYPQFVAAIASCFEDGASESFVSFVEQFYATLPTEKYREVELFSEIANEAYDFLKERSEDQRKIGIITLPKVCGILHKERVAILILNPDSPFLVDSFTEEIKANGFTIYRRLNVVLSVERNQDGKLTKIYKNESPSSCKNESFIYFLISSAVPEKISELQKRLKDVSRLVAIVVADWKKMLTVLENEIQRIDSSDPAKQKNPSCSLSDEVTVFLKWLNDDNFIFLGYDEYTLVGKKLEKEPTLSLGISKFEKELGGDDKFREYKGVLHIGRSRYVSRVHRRVNADCVRIKCLSETGEVIGEKRFLGLFTSLAHYRDVRLIPILRRKIENIERMSGFVKGGHNHKSLLALMQGMSKGELFQTSSEELYKVCKGMISLAVKPSLKVFLRRDKVGMFVYCVVFVPNAQFSMKLRYKIRDFLVQTLNGTLADEYVVIGESGLVRLQFVFNVDSFTSLCTDEEIEGNLIFMAKDWEDELGQLITDSTAKKEEKLKYKEYVGKFPESYKESFDIISAYGDIGKIRNVVQKRLIEVKLYEEGKQRYLKIYFLEGKLELYQLILVIENMAMEVVEHNCYKIKCAPTVMIHHFLLKSGEEMLFPLSQIKNKFEDSLLRILNKQLENDAYNALIVLAGLSWREVVLLRAFAGYLKQVSFKYNPAYIQAALSHVPEAAVLIVQMFHVRFSQEVDDTVRSEKTEILKAKLEELLSSVSNLIYDNIIRGLAGLCFAILRTNYYMNKEYISIKVSSKEVADMPLPKPFVEVFVYHSQFEAIHLRGGKVARGGIRWSDRIQDFRVEILGLMKAQMAKNTAIIPVGSKGGFIIKESIEDRKLMAETAIRCYQDFLRGLLDLTDNIVDGKCQKVKDIVAYDGDDCYLVVAADKGTANFSNYANEVSSEYSFWLGDAFASGGSHGYDHKKLGITALGAWISLEMAFWEKFGELKKKGFTVVGIGDMSGDVFGNGMLLSDELKLIAAFNHVHIFVDPNPVNLKESFEERKRLFNMPGSTWRDYNPSLISNGGGVFLRSEKSIRISSEMKELFKICEDILTPDELIRYILQADVDVIWNGGIGTYVKSSQESNDVVGDKSNDNLRVNGKNIRASIFIEGGNLGCTQLGRIEYAAKGGVINTDFIDNCAGVSCSDMEVNIKIALSSAVRSGKITLGERDTLLAAIEPEVVKLILLNINMVQSLMMSMETMRAGRQLEQYQSLLNKLVKVGLLDRKVEFLPSDEEIKRLFAEGRSFERPQLAVLAAYSKMYIYEKIITSNLPDEEILNRYLINYFPTLIRERFMDEILNHPLRREIVATKLANDIVNRFGCTFVQNAVQNTGFSSKEVICVLVAVMEIYELSPIFDELENLIGKVDIHSFYSIDSIFVQFLNRSVHWLLRNYPNPISVVSVVEDFSEEIRGITMKLVEILDTASLKKYQDSLSSFEAIGLPAKLSAKLASLEFVSAALGIAQTCKIILENDGHNVDCLTVGRIYFNVGAALSLSSLREMACEKFENGSYWQRMSVYCLLDELCKEQFAFTREIARYVTEDIDYTGAIEKWSSKYFAKLERYQSFYNDVASSGELDMNKFMVLVKRLRSMLLKEY, encoded by the coding sequence ATGCAAAAAAACACATATCCACAATTTGTCGCAGCTATAGCCTCGTGTTTTGAGGATGGGGCGTCCGAAAGTTTTGTATCATTTGTGGAACAGTTTTATGCGACGCTACCGACGGAAAAATACAGGGAAGTAGAACTATTTTCTGAGATTGCAAATGAAGCTTATGATTTTTTAAAGGAGCGTTCAGAGGATCAAAGGAAAATAGGGATCATTACTTTGCCGAAAGTATGTGGTATTTTGCATAAGGAGCGGGTAGCAATATTAATCTTAAATCCTGATAGTCCGTTTTTAGTCGACTCTTTTACCGAAGAAATTAAGGCGAATGGTTTTACCATATATAGACGATTGAACGTTGTTTTATCAGTCGAAAGAAACCAAGACGGAAAATTGACAAAAATATACAAGAACGAAAGTCCTAGCAGCTGTAAGAATGAGTCTTTCATTTACTTTCTTATCAGTTCTGCAGTGCCTGAAAAGATCTCCGAGCTACAGAAAAGGCTCAAAGATGTAAGTAGGCTTGTTGCAATTGTGGTTGCTGACTGGAAAAAAATGCTTACTGTTTTGGAAAATGAGATTCAAAGAATTGATTCTTCTGATCCTGCTAAGCAGAAAAATCCAAGCTGTTCACTTAGTGATGAAGTTACTGTGTTCCTTAAATGGTTGAATGACGATAATTTCATCTTCTTAGGCTACGACGAGTATACTCTGGTGGGTAAAAAGCTTGAAAAAGAGCCTACCCTTTCTCTTGGTATTTCAAAATTTGAAAAAGAGCTTGGTGGTGATGATAAGTTTAGAGAGTATAAAGGCGTTCTCCATATTGGTAGATCCAGGTATGTTTCTCGTGTCCATAGGCGTGTCAATGCCGATTGTGTGAGAATAAAGTGTCTCTCAGAAACTGGAGAAGTAATCGGAGAAAAGAGATTTCTTGGTTTGTTTACGTCTCTAGCGCACTACAGAGATGTAAGGCTGATACCTATCTTGCGTAGGAAAATAGAGAACATTGAAAGAATGTCAGGTTTTGTAAAGGGTGGACATAATCATAAGTCCCTCCTAGCACTAATGCAGGGCATGTCAAAAGGCGAGCTGTTTCAGACCTCAAGTGAGGAGCTCTACAAAGTCTGCAAAGGTATGATCTCTTTAGCTGTTAAGCCAAGTCTGAAGGTTTTTCTTAGAAGGGACAAAGTCGGGATGTTTGTTTATTGTGTGGTTTTTGTTCCAAATGCACAGTTTAGTATGAAACTGCGCTATAAGATCAGAGATTTCCTTGTACAGACGCTGAATGGTACTCTTGCGGATGAATATGTTGTTATCGGAGAGTCTGGTCTTGTTAGGCTGCAATTTGTGTTTAATGTTGACTCTTTTACTTCCTTATGTACGGATGAGGAAATAGAAGGGAACCTTATCTTCATGGCAAAAGACTGGGAAGATGAGCTCGGTCAATTGATAACAGATTCCACAGCTAAAAAAGAAGAGAAACTAAAATATAAGGAGTACGTTGGGAAATTTCCAGAAAGTTATAAGGAATCTTTTGATATTATCTCAGCTTACGGGGATATTGGAAAAATACGCAATGTTGTTCAAAAGAGGCTTATAGAAGTCAAACTCTACGAAGAAGGAAAACAGCGTTACTTAAAAATATATTTTCTTGAAGGGAAATTAGAACTCTACCAGCTGATATTAGTTATAGAAAATATGGCAATGGAAGTGGTAGAGCACAATTGCTACAAGATCAAATGCGCACCTACGGTGATGATACACCATTTTCTCCTTAAAAGTGGAGAAGAGATGCTTTTTCCTCTTTCTCAAATAAAAAACAAGTTTGAGGATTCGCTCCTGAGGATTCTTAATAAGCAGCTAGAAAATGATGCTTACAATGCTTTGATAGTTTTGGCGGGTTTATCTTGGCGTGAAGTTGTTTTATTACGCGCCTTTGCTGGATACTTGAAGCAGGTATCTTTTAAGTATAATCCTGCGTATATACAGGCCGCGCTGTCACATGTTCCGGAAGCTGCAGTATTGATTGTCCAGATGTTTCATGTGCGTTTTTCACAGGAAGTAGACGACACTGTAAGAAGTGAAAAAACTGAGATACTGAAGGCAAAGCTTGAGGAGCTTTTATCGTCTGTGAGCAACCTTATTTATGACAATATCATTAGAGGCCTTGCAGGGCTCTGTTTCGCGATATTGCGGACAAATTATTACATGAACAAGGAGTATATTTCAATTAAGGTCTCCTCTAAGGAAGTTGCTGACATGCCTCTTCCTAAACCTTTTGTAGAGGTTTTTGTTTACCATAGTCAATTTGAAGCAATACACCTGAGAGGTGGGAAGGTTGCACGTGGTGGCATCAGATGGTCTGATAGAATTCAAGATTTTCGTGTTGAGATTCTCGGGCTTATGAAGGCCCAGATGGCAAAAAACACTGCTATTATACCGGTTGGTTCAAAGGGCGGCTTCATTATCAAGGAAAGCATAGAAGATAGGAAGCTTATGGCTGAGACGGCAATTCGCTGTTATCAGGATTTTTTGAGGGGTCTACTTGATCTTACAGACAATATCGTTGATGGAAAGTGTCAAAAAGTAAAAGATATTGTCGCTTACGATGGGGATGACTGCTATCTTGTGGTTGCTGCAGATAAGGGGACAGCCAATTTTTCAAATTACGCAAACGAAGTTTCCTCAGAGTATAGTTTTTGGCTCGGTGATGCGTTTGCGTCGGGTGGTTCACATGGATATGATCACAAAAAATTGGGAATTACTGCTCTTGGCGCATGGATCTCTCTTGAGATGGCTTTTTGGGAGAAGTTTGGTGAGTTGAAGAAAAAGGGATTCACAGTTGTTGGTATAGGCGATATGTCTGGTGACGTATTTGGAAACGGGATGCTACTCTCAGATGAACTAAAGCTCATTGCTGCATTTAACCATGTGCACATTTTTGTAGATCCAAATCCAGTTAATCTAAAAGAGTCATTTGAGGAAAGAAAACGGCTTTTCAATATGCCCGGATCAACTTGGAGAGATTATAATCCTTCTCTTATTTCCAATGGTGGGGGTGTTTTTTTACGTAGTGAAAAATCCATACGGATCAGTAGCGAAATGAAAGAGCTCTTCAAGATATGCGAGGATATCCTTACTCCTGATGAGTTGATCAGATATATTCTTCAAGCAGATGTGGATGTTATTTGGAATGGTGGAATAGGAACATATGTTAAATCTTCTCAGGAAAGTAATGATGTAGTTGGAGATAAGTCCAACGACAATTTAAGGGTCAATGGGAAAAATATTAGAGCGTCGATCTTTATTGAAGGTGGAAACCTAGGTTGCACTCAGCTCGGTAGAATAGAATATGCCGCGAAGGGCGGTGTCATAAATACCGACTTTATAGATAACTGTGCTGGTGTATCGTGTTCCGATATGGAGGTTAATATCAAAATTGCTCTGTCCAGCGCTGTAAGATCAGGAAAGATTACACTCGGAGAACGGGATACTCTACTGGCAGCAATAGAACCAGAAGTAGTCAAATTGATACTTTTGAATATAAACATGGTTCAGTCCCTTATGATGTCTATGGAGACAATGAGAGCCGGTAGACAACTTGAGCAGTACCAAAGTTTACTGAACAAGCTAGTTAAAGTGGGTCTTTTAGACAGGAAGGTAGAGTTTTTACCCTCTGATGAGGAAATAAAGCGCCTTTTCGCAGAAGGTAGAAGTTTTGAGCGACCTCAACTGGCTGTTTTGGCAGCTTACAGCAAGATGTACATTTATGAAAAAATCATAACTTCTAATCTACCGGATGAGGAAATTTTGAACCGCTACCTTATAAATTATTTTCCAACTCTGATACGGGAAAGATTCATGGATGAGATCTTAAATCATCCACTTAGACGTGAGATCGTTGCAACTAAGCTTGCTAATGACATTGTCAACAGATTTGGATGTACGTTTGTGCAAAATGCAGTACAAAACACTGGTTTCTCGTCTAAAGAGGTAATCTGCGTGCTCGTTGCGGTTATGGAAATATATGAGCTCTCCCCTATTTTTGATGAGCTGGAGAATCTCATAGGGAAAGTGGATATCCATTCTTTTTATAGCATTGATTCGATTTTCGTGCAGTTTTTAAACCGTTCGGTGCACTGGTTGCTCAGAAATTATCCTAATCCAATAAGCGTCGTTTCAGTTGTAGAAGATTTCTCTGAGGAAATTAGAGGAATAACTATGAAATTAGTAGAAATCCTTGACACCGCTTCCCTTAAAAAATATCAAGATTCACTTTCTTCATTTGAAGCTATTGGCCTGCCAGCTAAACTGAGCGCTAAATTAGCAAGCTTGGAATTTGTTTCAGCTGCTTTGGGAATTGCACAGACCTGTAAGATCATTCTTGAAAATGATGGCCACAACGTAGATTGTTTGACTGTTGGACGGATTTATTTTAATGTAGGTGCGGCTTTGTCTCTTTCCTCTTTAAGGGAAATGGCATGTGAAAAATTCGAGAATGGCTCTTACTGGCAAAGAATGTCCGTGTATTGTCTACTAGATGAACTCTGTAAAGAACAGTTTGCGTTTACTCGTGAAATTGCAAGGTATGTCACCGAGGATATTGATTATACTGGAGCAATTGAAAAGTGGAGTAGTAAGTATTTTGCAAAACTTGAACGCTATCAGTCGTTTTATAACGATGTTGCGTCTTCTGGAGAACTTGACATGAATAAGTTCATGGTGCTTGTAAAGCGTTTACGCTCAATGCTGTTGAAGGAGTATTAG
- a CDS encoding glutamyl-tRNA amidotransferase subunit C gives MRDHILLRSAALAGIVLSEDDLREFSPQIESLLDWEKGISKMAKQRKYDPKTRTTKEKLFTFSFEEGSHCDEIQSHVKTEYGYFVVPKVIG, from the coding sequence ATGCGGGATCACATTCTTCTTAGGAGCGCAGCTCTTGCTGGAATTGTTCTTTCAGAAGACGATTTAAGGGAATTCTCACCACAAATAGAAAGTCTCCTTGATTGGGAAAAGGGGATTTCAAAAATGGCAAAGCAGAGAAAGTATGATCCTAAAACAAGAACAACAAAAGAGAAGCTTTTTACATTCAGCTTTGAAGAAGGGTCTCACTGCGATGAAATACAGTCGCATGTCAAGACTGAGTATGGGTATTTCGTTGTCCCGAAAGTAATTGGTTAA